In Pararge aegeria chromosome 17, ilParAegt1.1, whole genome shotgun sequence, one genomic interval encodes:
- the LOC120631216 gene encoding cytochrome P450 6B6-like, whose amino-acid sequence MIQLLIILFVVALYFYGTRNFDYFSKRGIQFEKPIFFFGGYLKQHIDKVSLSERFAILHRAFPDEKFVGFFEGNTPAILVSDIEIIKHVLLTDFRDIHHRGIIPRSEFTEPLMRNLFTVDGDVWKLMRQKLTPAFSSAKLKAMFPLIVEMTEKLSKLADEASAKEEADVRELMARYTTDFIGACGFGIDSNSLSEENSDFRKLGKRIFNLTIRDLFFNVMKRVFPTVFKHARYFPPEVENKTMSIVRQIMAERNYQPSGRNDFMDMLLEIRQKGKIVGESIEQRNHDGSPAIVALDLDDELLAAQIFVFFAAGFETSSAASSYFLHMLAYHPEVQKRCQREVDEVLAKHDGKLCFDAVREMKYLEMAFRESLRCLPSPGFLIRRTTSNYTIPGSQVTLDEGTVIVISTEALSSSDRYFDDPEEFRPERFHPDNIGNIKKCTFMPFGDGPRSCIGERLGMMQSMAGAATILSRFTVAPSRSSVRKPRVDPKSILVQNIIGGLPLALKRRNNKAESL is encoded by the exons atgattcaacttttaattattttatttgtggtaGCGTTGTATTTCTATGGCACAAGAAACTTTGATTACTTCAGCAAGAGAGGTATCCAATTTGAGAAACCGATATTCTTTTTTGGAGGATATCTGAAACAGCATATTGATAAAGTCAGTCTTTCTGAACGTTTCGCTATTCTCCATCGAGCATTTCCGGATGAGAAGTTCGTTGGATTCTTTGAGGGCAACACTCCAGCTATTCTCGTGAGCGACATCGAGATAATAAAGCATGTACTACTCACAGACTTTCGTGATATACATCACAGAGGAATCATTCCCCGTTCGGAATTCACGGAACCTTTAATGAGAAATTTGTTTACCGTAGATGGTGATGTATGGAAATTGATGAGGCAGAAACTGACGCCGGCATTTTCGAGTGCAAAACTAAAAGCCATGTTTCCACTTATTGTTGAAATGACTGAAAAATTGTCGAAACTGGCTGACGAAGCCTCAGCAAAAGAGGAAGCTGACGTTCGCGAGCTAATGGCTAGGTACACGACAGATTTCATTGGGGCTTGTGGCTTTGGCATCGACTCTAACTCTTTGAGCGAAGAAAATTCAGATTTCCGGAAACTTGGCAAACGTATATTCAATTTAACGATAcgggatttattttttaatgttatgaaaAGAGTTTTCCCTACAGTCTTTAAACATGCCCGATATTTCCCGCCTGAGGTCGAGAATAAAACAATGTCAATAGTCAGACAGATCATGGCTGAGAGAAATTACCAACCTTCAGGGAGAAATGACTTTATGGACATGCTTTTGGAAATCAGGCAGAAAGGTAAAATTGTTGGGGAATCGATTGAACAGCGGAATCACGACGGTTCTCCAGCAATTGTTGCACTCGATCTCGATGATGAATTGCTAGCGgcacaaatttttgtttttttcgctGCCGGTTTTGAAACCTCTTCAGCGGCCAGCAGTTACTTTCTTCATATGCTAGCGTATCATCCTGAGGTTCAGAAGCGGTGTCAGAGGGAAGTCGATGAAGTTCTGGCAAAGCATGATGGCAAACTTTGCTTTGACGCCGTCAGGGAGATGAAATACTTGGAAATGGCTTTCAG AGAGAGCTTACGTTGCCTTCCTTCCCCCGGGTTCCTTATTAGAAGAACCACATCTAATTATACGATACCCGGTTCGCAAGTTACATTAGATGAAGGTACAGTTATTGTAATATCCACGGAAGCCCTCAGCAGCAGCGATAGATACTTTGATGATCCCGAAGAATTTCGACCAGAGAGATTCCATCCCGATAACATTGGAAACATAAAGAAATGTACTTTTATGCCATTTGGGGACGGGCCGAGGTCATGTATAG GCGAGCGCTTAGGCATGATGCAGTCAATGGCGGGAGCGGCTACTATTTTGAGCAGATTCACAGTGGCGCCATCACGTAGTTCCGTTCGGAAACCACGGGTCGATCCCAAGTCCATCCTCGTCCAGAACATAATCGGGGGATTGCCTCTGGCGCTAAAGCGAagaaataataaagctgaatcACTATAG